One window of the Chryseobacterium sp. CY350 genome contains the following:
- a CDS encoding sulfite exporter TauE/SafE family protein — protein sequence MSLEIFYGILFFVAFLYAAVGHGGASGYLALMALYGVAPEEMKPTALMLNLFVSLTSFIQYYRGGYFSKKLFIPIAAASVPMAFLGGMITVEENIYKRILGLLLLFPVIRFFFFKNVNDDDLKSHNTTVAAVTGGVVGLLSGMIGIGGGIILSPILLLLQWTNQKQTAAISAAFIFVNSVAGLGGMLTQGISFTANMMMYIIVAFCGGMLGAYFGSKKFNQNILKYVLATVLLMASYKLLLTKA from the coding sequence ATGTCTTTAGAAATATTTTATGGAATTCTTTTCTTTGTTGCCTTTCTGTACGCTGCCGTCGGACATGGCGGTGCGAGCGGATATTTAGCCTTAATGGCGTTATATGGCGTCGCCCCGGAAGAGATGAAACCCACCGCGTTGATGCTTAACCTTTTTGTTTCTCTCACCTCGTTTATTCAGTATTACCGAGGTGGATATTTTTCTAAAAAGCTATTTATTCCTATAGCGGCAGCATCTGTTCCTATGGCATTTCTAGGTGGAATGATCACTGTTGAAGAGAACATCTATAAACGAATTCTAGGGTTGTTGCTCCTGTTTCCTGTTATCCGTTTTTTCTTTTTTAAAAATGTGAATGATGATGACCTTAAATCTCACAATACAACGGTCGCTGCTGTTACCGGCGGAGTAGTAGGATTACTTTCAGGGATGATCGGCATTGGAGGCGGAATTATTCTTTCTCCCATTTTGCTCCTTCTGCAATGGACGAACCAAAAGCAGACTGCGGCAATAAGCGCAGCATTTATCTTCGTAAATTCTGTGGCAGGATTAGGAGGAATGTTGACGCAGGGAATATCTTTTACCGCAAATATGATGATGTACATTATTGTCGCTTTCTGCGGTGGAATGTTAGGAGCTTATTTCGGCTCAAAAAAATTCAATCAGAATATTTTAAAATACGTTTTGGCTACCGTTCTGTTGATGGCTTCCTATAAATTGTTGTTGACAAAAGCATGA
- a CDS encoding FAD binding domain-containing protein, which produces MNNFDFTKAADVETAIALTKENKGNKIIAGGTNIIDLLKYFITEADTLVDINSLSGINDLTEIPGGGIRLGALMTNADTAYHPTIEQKYPLLSKAILAGASAQIRNMATNGGNLLQRTRCYYFYDIHTPCNKREPGSGCSAIKGYNRIHAILGQDENCIAVFPSDMCVALAALDAVVNVSGPEGERKISFTEFHRLPGDHPEIDNTLKMGEIITGIDLPEKGFTKNYSYLKLRDRASYSFALVSVATGLELQDNRIKEARIALGGVAHKPWRVQEAEEFLVGKEANKENFSNAAEMILKGAIGFEHNSFKIDLAKKAIVRNCMMALDPSTQRPGAKPSL; this is translated from the coding sequence ATGAATAATTTTGATTTTACAAAAGCTGCAGACGTTGAAACAGCCATTGCTTTAACAAAAGAGAACAAAGGAAATAAAATTATTGCCGGCGGTACAAATATCATTGATCTGTTAAAATATTTTATCACCGAAGCAGACACTTTGGTTGATATCAACTCATTGTCAGGAATCAATGATTTAACTGAAATTCCCGGAGGCGGAATACGACTTGGAGCATTAATGACTAATGCCGACACAGCTTATCATCCGACGATAGAGCAGAAATATCCTCTGCTATCGAAAGCAATTTTAGCAGGAGCGTCGGCACAGATAAGAAATATGGCCACAAATGGTGGGAATTTACTACAGCGTACAAGATGCTATTATTTTTATGATATCCACACTCCGTGCAACAAACGTGAGCCGGGTTCCGGCTGTTCAGCGATTAAAGGATACAACAGGATTCACGCAATTTTAGGTCAAGATGAAAACTGCATTGCGGTTTTTCCGTCTGATATGTGTGTTGCTCTCGCCGCTTTAGATGCAGTTGTGAATGTTTCCGGACCGGAAGGAGAGAGAAAAATAAGCTTTACAGAATTTCACAGATTGCCGGGAGATCATCCAGAGATCGATAATACCCTTAAAATGGGTGAAATTATTACGGGTATTGATCTTCCAGAGAAAGGATTTACAAAAAATTATTCTTACTTAAAACTTCGGGACAGAGCGTCATATTCTTTTGCTCTGGTATCTGTAGCTACAGGCTTGGAACTGCAAGATAACAGAATTAAAGAGGCGAGAATTGCTTTAGGAGGCGTCGCTCACAAACCTTGGCGCGTTCAGGAAGCAGAAGAATTTTTAGTAGGAAAAGAAGCGAACAAAGAAAATTTCTCGAATGCTGCCGAAATGATTTTAAAAGGTGCCATAGGTTTTGAGCACAACAGTTTTAAAATAGATTTAGCTAAAAAAGCAATTGTAAGAAACTGTATGATGGCACTAGATCCTTCTACACAGCGTCCCGGAGCAAAACCATCACTATAA
- a CDS encoding XdhC family protein, whose translation MKEITDILESYRTALLEGKKTALATVVKVEGSSYRQPGARMLVTEDGILTGAISGGCLEGDALRKALLAIHQKQNKLVTYDTSEEGLLEFNVQLGCNGIVNILFEFIDSQDPQNPLEIIRKVLEKRCDSVITTIFSLKRNAVQIGTVNVFQGDKSCYNDIHSLESEMLNILEKKSTHIKNFEINSEEQNVLFQYIAPPVSLLIAGAGNDVQPVVKMADLLGWEVTVGEGRAAHCTSKRFPLAKNIVVGKPDDLIQIEIDHRTYCILMTHNYKYDLEVLKLVLKTDCPYIGILGPKTKLHRMFDDLKLDGFILTDKDYQRIYGPIGLDIGAETSEEIALSVISEIKAVVEDRKGTSLRHKTEKIHS comes from the coding sequence ATGAAAGAAATTACTGATATTTTAGAATCCTATCGCACCGCACTTCTTGAAGGGAAAAAAACAGCACTTGCAACGGTTGTTAAAGTAGAAGGTTCTTCATACAGACAGCCAGGCGCAAGAATGTTGGTTACTGAAGACGGAATTTTAACGGGAGCTATCAGCGGAGGTTGTCTGGAGGGTGACGCCTTACGAAAAGCACTTCTTGCAATACATCAAAAACAGAATAAACTCGTCACATATGATACGAGCGAAGAAGGATTGTTAGAATTTAATGTACAATTAGGTTGCAATGGCATTGTTAATATTTTATTTGAATTTATTGATTCTCAAGACCCACAAAATCCTTTAGAAATAATTCGAAAAGTTCTGGAGAAAAGGTGTGATTCTGTTATTACAACTATTTTTTCATTAAAGAGAAATGCCGTTCAGATCGGAACGGTCAATGTATTTCAGGGAGATAAAAGTTGTTATAATGACATTCATTCTTTGGAAAGTGAAATGTTAAACATTCTGGAAAAAAAATCTACACATATTAAAAATTTTGAAATTAATAGTGAGGAGCAAAATGTATTATTTCAATATATCGCCCCGCCTGTTTCTTTACTGATTGCAGGAGCGGGAAATGACGTGCAGCCGGTTGTGAAAATGGCAGACCTGTTAGGTTGGGAAGTCACGGTAGGCGAAGGCAGAGCTGCCCATTGTACTAGCAAAAGATTTCCGCTAGCTAAAAATATTGTAGTTGGAAAGCCTGATGATCTCATTCAGATTGAAATTGATCATAGAACCTATTGTATTCTGATGACTCACAATTACAAGTACGATCTTGAGGTGTTAAAATTGGTTTTAAAAACAGACTGTCCTTACATTGGAATTCTTGGTCCAAAAACAAAGCTTCACAGAATGTTTGATGATTTAAAGTTGGACGGTTTTATACTTACAGATAAAGATTATCAACGGATCTATGGCCCGATTGGTCTGGATATTGGTGCAGAAACATCTGAAGAAATTGCGTTATCTGTTATTTCCGAGATAAAAGCCGTTGTTGAAGACCGAAAAGGAACTTCTCTACGCCACAAAACCGAAAAAATTCATTCGTAA
- a CDS encoding nucleotidyltransferase family protein has translation MDTGILILAAGNSSRLGEPKQLLKFNGTSLLRNVTEEALKTTQNIVMVTGFNHTLLVKEVENLNVIAVENLNWKDGMGSSIRVGINKLLKAFPDIENCIIAVCDQPYITSSVFNELIQKHKETLKGIVASKYSGILGTPVLFEQKYFKHLLNLTGNEGARRMIQKFKEDIAEVSFEKGAIDIDTPQDYKNLTS, from the coding sequence ATGGATACAGGAATATTGATTTTAGCAGCGGGAAATTCTTCGCGACTAGGAGAGCCAAAGCAATTATTAAAATTTAATGGTACATCGCTCCTCCGGAATGTTACTGAAGAAGCCTTAAAAACAACGCAGAATATTGTGATGGTAACAGGTTTTAATCATACTTTACTTGTTAAAGAAGTAGAAAATCTGAACGTTATTGCAGTTGAAAACCTAAATTGGAAGGATGGAATGGGGTCATCAATTAGGGTGGGAATTAATAAGCTTTTAAAAGCATTTCCAGATATTGAGAACTGTATCATTGCAGTTTGTGATCAGCCTTACATCACTTCATCGGTTTTTAATGAATTAATTCAGAAGCATAAAGAAACTTTAAAAGGAATTGTGGCATCGAAATATTCTGGAATATTGGGAACGCCAGTTTTATTTGAACAAAAATATTTCAAACACCTTCTGAATCTCACGGGAAATGAAGGTGCCAGACGAATGATTCAGAAATTTAAAGAAGACATTGCTGAAGTCAGTTTTGAAAAAGGAGCTATTGATATTGATACTCCGCAGGATTATAAAAATTTAACTTCATGA
- a CDS encoding (2Fe-2S)-binding protein, whose product MNTTEKKSITLNVNGQDYNLEILPWVSLLDALREKIHLTGTKKGCDHGQCGACTVLIDGKRVLSCLSLAVMKEHTEIKTIEGIADNGNLHPIQQAFIDHDAFQCGYCTPGQICSAIGLLNENKATTREEVQDLMSGNLCRCGANRGIINAVMAVKENASHE is encoded by the coding sequence ATGAATACCACCGAAAAAAAATCCATCACACTTAACGTGAATGGTCAGGATTATAATCTTGAAATATTGCCCTGGGTCTCGCTCTTAGATGCTTTAAGGGAAAAAATACATCTCACAGGTACCAAAAAAGGCTGTGATCACGGGCAATGTGGTGCATGCACGGTTTTGATTGATGGTAAAAGAGTACTTAGTTGTCTCAGCCTTGCGGTAATGAAGGAACACACCGAAATAAAAACTATTGAAGGTATTGCAGATAACGGGAATTTGCATCCTATCCAGCAGGCATTTATTGATCACGACGCTTTTCAGTGCGGCTACTGTACACCCGGACAGATTTGTAGTGCAATCGGACTTCTAAATGAAAATAAAGCTACTACACGAGAAGAAGTTCAGGATCTCATGAGCGGTAATCTCTGCCGTTGCGGTGCCAACAGAGGAATTATTAACGCTGTAATGGCAGTAAAAGAAAACGCATCACATGAATAA
- the crcB gene encoding fluoride efflux transporter CrcB, producing the protein MKNILLIFLGGGFGSILRYLISTQTQKLWTINSFPVGTLVVNILGCFIIGFLTSYFFKNDNYLKYLLITGFCGGFTTFSTFSVENYSLWQNQQYGILLLYVLISVVLGLVAVVIGMKSNILLS; encoded by the coding sequence ATGAAAAACATATTGCTTATTTTTCTTGGTGGCGGATTTGGGAGTATTTTACGATATTTAATCTCAACTCAAACACAAAAACTCTGGACTATCAATTCTTTTCCTGTAGGAACATTAGTGGTGAATATATTGGGCTGCTTCATAATAGGGTTTCTTACGTCATACTTTTTTAAGAATGATAACTATTTGAAATATCTTTTGATCACAGGATTTTGTGGAGGTTTTACTACATTTTCCACTTTTTCTGTTGAGAATTATTCACTTTGGCAAAATCAGCAATACGGAATATTACTTTTATATGTTCTTATAAGTGTTGTATTGGGTTTAGTAGCAGTAGTTATTGGGATGAAATCAAACATTTTGTTGTCGTAG
- the moaA gene encoding GTP 3',8-cyclase MoaA yields MIKDTFGRIHNYLRISLTDNCNLRCFYCMPEEKYAFAPAAKLMQVQEIETIVKLFVDHGVKKIRLTGGEPLVRKDAPKILKSLGKLNVELAITTNGIRVNEMLIELLEANIKTVNVSLDTLQREKFLKITRRDLFDRVRKNIDLLLENNVRVKINVVIMKGLNDDEILSFIQLTKNHNLEVRFIEFMPFTGNLWTSNQVYTLHEILLKVSSRYDIIPVEPLPNDTSSKYRIDGHSGAFAVISTMSQPFCDTCNRMRLTADGKLKNCLFSKDETDLLGALRNGEDILPLITQTMMSKAKALGGQFSGVFEDIDVSKLENRSMITIGG; encoded by the coding sequence ATGATTAAAGATACTTTCGGCAGAATACACAACTATCTGAGAATTTCACTCACAGATAACTGCAACCTGCGATGTTTTTATTGTATGCCGGAAGAAAAATATGCTTTTGCACCTGCCGCAAAACTTATGCAAGTCCAAGAGATTGAGACGATTGTAAAGCTGTTTGTAGATCACGGTGTCAAAAAAATTAGATTGACAGGCGGTGAACCTCTGGTACGAAAAGACGCTCCAAAGATTTTAAAATCTCTAGGAAAGTTAAATGTAGAATTGGCAATTACGACCAACGGCATCCGCGTGAATGAGATGCTGATAGAGTTATTAGAAGCCAACATTAAAACGGTCAACGTAAGTCTTGATACACTTCAACGGGAAAAATTTTTAAAGATCACAAGAAGAGATTTATTTGATCGTGTAAGAAAAAATATTGATCTTTTATTGGAAAATAATGTTCGGGTAAAGATCAACGTAGTTATCATGAAAGGTTTAAATGATGATGAAATTTTATCTTTTATCCAATTGACAAAAAATCATAATCTGGAGGTTAGGTTTATAGAATTTATGCCTTTCACCGGAAATTTGTGGACCAGTAATCAGGTTTATACTTTGCACGAAATTTTATTGAAAGTCAGTTCGAGGTATGATATTATTCCTGTAGAACCTCTGCCAAATGATACTTCCAGCAAATACCGAATTGATGGGCACAGCGGGGCATTTGCGGTCATCAGTACAATGAGCCAGCCTTTTTGTGATACCTGTAACAGAATGAGACTCACTGCTGACGGCAAACTAAAAAACTGTCTTTTTAGTAAGGATGAAACTGATCTACTTGGAGCCTTGCGTAACGGTGAAGATATTTTGCCGCTCATAACGCAGACAATGATGTCAAAAGCAAAAGCTTTGGGCGGCCAATTTAGCGGTGTTTTTGAGGATATCGATGTCTCGAAACTTGAAAACAGAAGTATGATTACAATAGGCGGCTAA
- a CDS encoding MoaD/ThiS family protein: MKIKILAFGQIAEITGKEFAIEAENLASLERLLIQKFPNLTDKKFAFAVNKKLVKDHATVLNENDVVALMPPYSGG, translated from the coding sequence ATGAAAATAAAAATATTAGCATTTGGACAGATTGCAGAAATTACAGGAAAAGAATTTGCAATAGAAGCTGAAAATCTGGCTTCTTTAGAAAGACTTTTAATTCAAAAATTTCCCAATCTTACAGATAAGAAATTTGCATTCGCCGTTAATAAAAAACTGGTGAAAGATCATGCAACTGTTTTGAATGAAAATGATGTTGTGGCTTTAATGCCGCCTTATTCAGGAGGATAG
- a CDS encoding molybdopterin molybdotransferase MoeA, which yields MKMISVEEAKKIISQSALSKRSEVIELSKAFGLVTSEDIIASVDIPNFAQSSMDGYAFKFKDKDLLLNVVGEMAAGTSQQLTLYDGEAARIFTGAPLPNNSDTVVMQEKIRFENNFLIVDDQDILQGNNVRPKGAEVKKGELAMHKGTHLSAAAIGFLAGIGCSHVKVYAPPKVAIILTGSELQDPGNPLEFGQVYEANSYQLKAVLKQIGINDIETFKANDDPKVLHKVLEKAIDNYDVILLNGGVSVGDYDFVTQVANTCGVEEKFHKISQKPGKPLFFGTKDEKLIFGLPGNPSSSLTCFYEYVLPALENIMGLPSQLKEIKAKATHDYHKNPGLTHFLKAFYNNGNVTPLHAQESFRLHSFAQANCLLVLPEESLGCKVDDEVTVHLLPI from the coding sequence ATGAAAATGATTTCTGTAGAGGAAGCAAAAAAAATTATTTCCCAATCTGCTTTATCAAAAAGGAGTGAAGTTATTGAGCTTTCGAAAGCTTTCGGGCTGGTAACTTCTGAAGATATAATTGCATCGGTAGATATTCCAAACTTTGCACAGTCATCAATGGATGGATATGCTTTCAAATTTAAAGATAAAGATCTTTTGCTGAATGTTGTAGGAGAAATGGCGGCCGGAACTTCTCAGCAACTAACACTATATGATGGTGAAGCGGCAAGAATTTTCACTGGTGCGCCTCTGCCAAACAATTCTGATACAGTGGTGATGCAGGAAAAGATTCGCTTTGAAAATAATTTTCTTATTGTTGACGATCAGGATATTTTGCAGGGAAATAACGTCCGTCCGAAAGGCGCCGAAGTGAAAAAAGGTGAGCTGGCAATGCACAAAGGTACTCATCTTTCTGCCGCTGCGATCGGATTTCTCGCCGGAATCGGATGTTCCCACGTTAAGGTCTATGCCCCACCAAAAGTTGCGATCATTCTTACGGGGAGTGAACTGCAGGATCCCGGAAATCCTTTGGAATTTGGTCAGGTTTATGAAGCCAATTCTTATCAGTTAAAAGCAGTTTTAAAGCAAATAGGAATTAATGATATTGAGACTTTTAAAGCCAATGACGATCCAAAGGTGTTGCATAAAGTTCTTGAAAAAGCAATTGACAATTATGACGTTATTTTACTCAATGGAGGCGTAAGCGTGGGAGATTATGATTTCGTTACCCAGGTTGCGAATACTTGTGGTGTGGAAGAAAAATTTCACAAAATAAGTCAAAAACCTGGCAAACCGCTTTTTTTTGGAACGAAAGATGAGAAATTGATTTTTGGACTGCCTGGTAATCCGTCATCATCACTCACTTGTTTTTATGAATATGTATTACCTGCGCTTGAAAACATCATGGGATTGCCATCTCAATTAAAGGAAATCAAAGCCAAAGCGACTCACGACTACCATAAAAATCCGGGGCTCACCCATTTTTTGAAAGCATTTTACAACAATGGGAATGTAACACCTCTTCATGCTCAGGAATCGTTCAGACTTCATTCTTTCGCACAGGCCAATTGCCTGCTTGTTTTGCCTGAAGAATCTCTAGGCTGCAAAGTAGATGATGAGGTGACGGTTCATCTTTTGCCAATTTAA
- a CDS encoding HesA/MoeB/ThiF family protein: MEKYNERYARHYALSDFGFEGQQKMMEAKVLVIGAGGLGCPVLQYLSAAGIGVIGIVDHDHVSLSNLQRQTLYTTDDIGKQKSEVAASRLALMNPENEIVNYSIELTSNNAWKIISEYDIVVDCTDNFASRYLINDACVLLNKPLIFGAIYKYEGQVAVFNLSSEKKDRVHYRHLFPESPKPDDVQNCNDVGVLGVLPGMIGMMQANEVIKIITGLGEVLDGKLLTFNMLTYETYILDISIEQSAENLIPNNRKTFEATDYSILCGISKTNINDLSPDHFTAMISFDDTLTIDVRELNELPAVDFKHIQIPLSQLNERLSELKTFNIVLFCQSGKRSLKAAEILMNHFGDTKKISHLKGGITAFKQEKNEQKD; this comes from the coding sequence ATGGAAAAATATAATGAAAGATATGCCCGACATTATGCGCTGTCTGACTTTGGTTTTGAAGGTCAGCAAAAAATGATGGAGGCAAAAGTTTTGGTAATTGGTGCGGGCGGTCTGGGTTGTCCGGTTTTGCAGTATTTGTCCGCAGCAGGAATTGGAGTGATCGGGATTGTAGATCATGACCATGTTTCTCTCAGTAACCTTCAAAGGCAGACCCTTTATACCACTGATGATATTGGCAAGCAAAAATCTGAAGTTGCTGCTTCCAGACTGGCTCTTATGAATCCTGAAAATGAGATAGTTAATTATTCAATCGAACTAACGTCAAATAATGCATGGAAAATTATCTCAGAATATGATATCGTTGTAGATTGTACTGATAATTTTGCATCGAGATACCTGATCAATGATGCTTGTGTTTTGTTAAATAAACCTTTAATATTTGGCGCGATTTATAAGTACGAAGGTCAGGTTGCCGTATTCAATTTATCCTCAGAAAAGAAAGACAGAGTCCACTATCGACATCTTTTTCCTGAGTCCCCGAAGCCTGATGATGTTCAGAATTGTAACGACGTGGGAGTCCTCGGTGTACTTCCGGGAATGATCGGGATGATGCAGGCCAATGAGGTTATCAAAATAATTACAGGTTTAGGCGAAGTTTTAGATGGAAAACTTTTGACTTTTAATATGCTCACTTACGAAACTTATATCCTTGATATTTCGATTGAGCAGTCAGCCGAAAATTTGATTCCCAACAATAGAAAAACTTTTGAAGCAACAGATTACAGCATCCTTTGCGGAATTTCTAAAACAAATATCAATGATTTAAGTCCAGATCATTTCACTGCAATGATTTCTTTTGATGATACTTTAACGATCGACGTCAGGGAACTTAATGAGCTTCCGGCAGTTGATTTTAAGCATATTCAAATTCCTCTTTCGCAGCTGAATGAGAGATTATCTGAATTAAAAACCTTCAATATTGTACTCTTCTGTCAGAGTGGGAAAAGAAGTTTGAAAGCGGCGGAGATTTTGATGAATCATTTCGGGGATACCAAAAAAATCAGCCATCTCAAAGGTGGCATTACAGCATTTAAGCAAGAAAAAAATGAACAGAAAGATTAA
- a CDS encoding molybdenum cofactor biosynthesis protein MoaE, whose translation MNRKIKNIFTNGAISPAFIAESIAKHSSKKDIGAHSIFLGQIREDIIEGKTVQAIDYTAYEDMVLEKMHEIREEIFLKYDLTCMHIYHSLGIVKSGEICLFVFTSSKHRIAATEACNEIVERIKSELQIWGREIFNDESHQWKVNK comes from the coding sequence ATGAACAGAAAGATTAAAAATATTTTTACAAACGGTGCGATAAGTCCGGCTTTTATTGCTGAAAGCATCGCTAAGCACTCATCAAAAAAAGATATAGGCGCACACAGTATTTTTCTTGGTCAGATCAGAGAAGATATTATCGAAGGCAAAACCGTACAGGCCATCGATTATACAGCTTACGAGGATATGGTTTTAGAAAAAATGCATGAAATAAGAGAAGAGATATTCCTTAAATATGATCTTACCTGTATGCACATTTACCACAGTCTTGGTATTGTAAAGTCGGGTGAAATCTGTCTTTTTGTTTTTACATCTTCAAAGCACAGAATTGCGGCAACAGAAGCTTGTAACGAAATTGTAGAACGCATAAAATCTGAACTTCAAATTTGGGGAAGAGAAATTTTTAATGATGAATCACACCAGTGGAAAGTAAATAAATAA
- the moaCB gene encoding bifunctional molybdenum cofactor biosynthesis protein MoaC/MoaB produces MVDITHKSFTLRKAIATATVKTSSEKTISAIENRTVPKGDIFEFSRASALFAVKKTSDVIPDCHPLPVEYTSVTFKIKNLSVIISVEVHTIYKTGVEVEAMHGASVAALVMYDMLKPIDKKVEIENIRLVEKQGGKTDLNKFLNNELKVAVVVCSDSVSKGLKEDSSGKAICDALEKYQISNVDYQVIPDDFDTIQKTLKKLKDNDHDLVIFTGGTGLSSRDQTPDAVSPMIDRPIPGIMETARNYGQQRIKTAMLSRGVAGFSGHTLVITLPGSKKAVEESMEALFPQILHVFQLNDNKIH; encoded by the coding sequence ATGGTAGACATTACACACAAATCCTTCACGCTAAGAAAAGCCATTGCGACGGCAACGGTAAAAACCTCTTCAGAGAAAACCATTTCTGCGATTGAAAACCGAACGGTTCCAAAAGGAGATATTTTTGAATTTTCGCGTGCTTCTGCTTTATTTGCTGTGAAAAAAACCAGCGATGTCATCCCGGATTGTCATCCTTTACCGGTTGAGTATACATCAGTTACTTTTAAAATTAAAAATCTGTCGGTGATAATTTCTGTGGAAGTTCACACCATCTATAAAACCGGAGTTGAAGTAGAGGCGATGCACGGCGCTTCTGTTGCAGCATTGGTAATGTACGATATGCTGAAACCTATTGATAAAAAAGTAGAAATAGAGAATATCCGTTTAGTAGAGAAACAGGGAGGCAAAACCGATCTTAATAAATTTCTAAACAATGAATTGAAAGTTGCTGTTGTAGTATGTTCCGATTCTGTGTCTAAAGGTTTAAAAGAAGATTCATCTGGTAAAGCGATCTGTGACGCTTTAGAAAAATATCAGATTAGCAATGTTGATTATCAAGTCATTCCAGATGATTTTGACACTATTCAAAAAACTTTAAAAAAGCTCAAAGACAATGATCACGATCTTGTTATCTTCACGGGCGGAACAGGACTTTCATCACGAGATCAGACTCCCGATGCAGTTTCGCCAATGATTGACCGACCTATTCCCGGAATAATGGAGACCGCCAGAAATTACGGACAGCAGAGAATTAAAACAGCGATGTTGTCGCGAGGCGTTGCAGGTTTTTCGGGACATACACTCGTAATTACCTTGCCGGGTTCCAAAAAAGCGGTGGAGGAATCAATGGAGGCTCTTTTTCCTCAGATCCTGCATGTTTTTCAACTTAATGACAATAAGATTCATTAG